The Arachis ipaensis cultivar K30076 chromosome B10, Araip1.1, whole genome shotgun sequence DNA window CGAAGAGGATCGCctaatgttcaagaggattttcatcctctatatacagatggcgttccttttgccaacgacaataaacaaaatctcgcCTGTACACCTGGCCCCAATTTTTGAGATGGACAGCATAACGGAGCGAAACTGGGGAGGGCATGTTTTGACCTTTATCGTCAAGGGCATAACCGActacaaggagaaaaagaagaaggcaattgatggctgcctctttgccctGATGATAATATTCTTTcatctttttaaaaataaaggcaagaagagggctgaaagaccgccaaaaccctggattgccaactggagtaAGGAGCAGTTGGTCGAAAGAATGAATGCAGAAACAGAGGAAATTTTGGTAAGTTGAACATAatatgttgggtgtatatttATTTATCTGAATGCTGCTAAATAAATTATCTGatgtttcaggggattgtaaAGATGGTgcaaacaaaagagaaaatgaaaaaatagagaaaacagaaaaaaaacaacaaatcaaaaaaacaaaaaaaaggaaggcatgttcaacatcgtcttcggaggaagaaacaactgatagtgacagttctacctctgagtctgagactcaagaagactcgGAGGATTCAGCAAGAAAACAACCcagcaaaaaggaaaaaaagtaagtaccatacttgggtgtattttctttctctggttgggtgtattttgtggaaccatttgggtgtattttgtttatcaAGTTGGTTGTATGTTGTTTACTAACTTGGGTGTATTTCgtttgttgtgttgggtgtatattgtccattcagttggttgtatcttgtgcattcatctgggtgtattttatatctttagtatgttctaaataGTAATTGTTTGCCTTTCAAAATGGACTCCAACAAAAGGAAGAAGAGTCAAGAGGATTCAGATTCTTATTCAGAATCCGAATCAACTgatgagtaatgttctgaaattattactcctttcttttggcttcattatcaagatttcgtgtattaactgaagtgtctcttattaacttatagaagcgaagaatcatcaccagtggagaagaaaagaaaaaagaaaaagacataaagaacaccaaaaaagtaagcacttctttggacaatattctgtgataaaattaattttttatttctgattcatacttgttttttccacccagaacacaatccaaaaagaaaaaggttgtTGCTGAGCATTCATCTCCTGAAGAAGATCAATCCTATGATGGGTATAGTAATAcgtaagctatattaccgtcatcatcataattattttagttaacatcttcttttatgaatgtagGGAGAGATATGAAATATCAAGTGAAGATCTAGATGAATTCTTAAGGGAAAACGTTGAAAATTCTGATGGACAGAGGTATGTCTTGATGGGGTGTATATTTCAGATTTTAGTgtgttttctttgctaataattgtttcttgtttcgcagAGAGAAGGAACCTGACAtgcgatcgacagaaggtcgctaTGTCTCTTCTGAAACGTAAGAtgctttatttaataaaatctttttatcatGATTTACGTGTATCATATTTTGTCTGAAATAACATGAAATCTGTTTAGAATACCGGACgtgaacttgggaagtgatgatccttcctctcaaAGACACACAGAACAAAGTAGTGTAAACAAGCCTGCAGAGAGCacataatttctctttcaaagaaccgttaattttcttcttttattaccttctgcttctaattttgtatatatttttttagaaaaaaaaaagccctttattattttatttaagaaaaaaaaggcagaaaaaaaaagcaaaaactgcaagtatgtaagttctcaaaaaacaaagcctgtcttccttttgaattgttcgggtgtattttttgactttctttgggtgtattttaggttgagtctggTTCAAGAGTCAGCGAGTGAGCCGGCTGATTCGAATATAATGGTTGTGAGGGAAGAAACACCGTCGGACGtgcttgcaatgtgagtttttcaagaatATCTTGCaccttataaccttattattttGAAAGACATTGTTAACTTTTCATTTTTCTACTTGTTTAGAGTTCCGATTCAAGTTTTCGTGCCAGtgtcccaaacaaccactgtgcCGAAATTTGAAGAAACACCTGAGACAGATTTTGAACCAACCCCTGTGCTACaaattgaaggaactacaaaaatgtaagaaatagtattgggtgtatatttgtttTGAGTGTGggtgtatattgggttacagttcgtgtgtatattgggttacagtttgggtgtatattattCCTGAATAGTTTTTTTTCGTCATGATTAATTTGATGTGCCGTGCAGCACTCTTGAACCCCCCACAACAACTTGAAGAAAGCACAGCCACACTTCCTCCAGCTCCATCCAAAAGGTAAGTTCATTAGAATAAAATCAATGTATGggtgtatattgggttacagtttgggtgtatattgttcctgTATAGTTTTTTTTATGTCATGATTAATTTTCTGTGCCGTGCAGCACTCCTGAATCCCCCCCCCCAAAAAAAACTTGAAGAAAGCACACCCACCACCCACGCTGCTCCATCTAAAAGGTAAGTTCATCAGACTAAAATCAATCTTTACTTATAATCCGTATATTCTTACTCTTATAATACGTTATACATGATCACGCAGTTATCCAGCTCCAGAAGACGCTGCTGCGCTgttgatgatggcacggacaACATCGTACATTCCTAAAACAGATCcgatgccatcattcagccttggcttcACTGATTCCAGCCAAGAAGAAACAACAACGCAGGAGGGAGCGTCAACGCAGGAGGCAGACAGGGGAAAAACTCCAGAAACTACAATTTTGCTAGAACAATTAGAGGATTTGGTAcaaaaaatagcaagcagtgcggcgaaagaagaaagtaaaagtCCACAAATTCAAAAGGAGACTGGCGGAGAAAGTTCTgggaagtttgaaactcctgcggGAATATATCAGATTACGGATGATATGAAAGAAAAGTGCTACATCTGGGCGACGCGAGTGAAAACATACGTAGATGACAGTACTAACGAGTTTGACAACCTGTGCACTCTGATTGCCCAAGACaattacattttgaatagaatgCACCTTGCATCGCTCCAGGAAGAAAGTTATATAGAATctgaggtaatattagaataacattaatgtttAACAACAAAGTTAACTGCAATGTTTATTAATGTAAATTGATTTCGAcatatatttctagattgtatctgccatgtgcctcatcctCAACCAGAAAGATGATAAaaggtttcaagaacaaatatactgtctcccccctgatattgtggtaagtgttaTTTCTACAAATTTTGGCTGTATTTTCTGTATTCCTTAGGGTGTATATTCTCTGATCAACGGGTCTGTTTttgtattcatttgggtgtattttttacgtTCAATTGGGTGTGTTTAAGGTATTCACTTGGGTGTATTTTCAGTATTTCATTTGTTGTTTCACAATTGTTGCAGAGCATGGCCGTTTCGAAGCACCCAAACGGGAAATTCATATCACCTAAAACTAATAAAGAATTCAGCGTGAAAGACTACCCAAGTTTTATTCCCTTCATAGATGCAAA harbors:
- the LOC110268481 gene encoding uncharacterized protein LOC110268481, coding for MSEEKKAIVRDLGFGGLMHIPPLRVHHQLLRELASNFKLGENRLETGYGDLFPQKVDYKKLSEDDKVIFRRFQGKTLKSLTDEMMDIGIGNEEDRLMFKRIFILYIQMAFLLPTTINKISPVHLAPIFEMDSITERNWGGHVLTFIVKGITDYKEKKKKAIDGCLFALMIIFFHLFKNKGKKRAERPPKPWIANWSKEQLVERMNAETEEILGIVKMVQTKEKMKK